One genomic window of Panicum hallii strain FIL2 chromosome 6, PHallii_v3.1, whole genome shotgun sequence includes the following:
- the LOC112898170 gene encoding uncharacterized protein LOC112898170 has translation MSGHGANAAATVTAQVDAGTELDGAGNPFGQTSRSPSIHDADSSSNDESKGETLEAIRRRKEKMKAKIEKKAEKLMMKRIKEESEKHPFFGLNQVPHNYASSQYPISQSQSVHLGKPPFFDGTDYAKWSYDLKMHLYGLHPSIWEVVIVGVTPPTNGVPVAEQAQDYLRVAVRVITSSLCAQEFNKVRNVEIAKKIWDTLREAHEGTNEVREGNMDLLQGELEHFVMHDEETVRQMYDRLMVPISDIRYLGSTEWEDQKLVERDVAKSLSHKVNKNVALNASSSDKVESSLKALKSKKEDSSDEGSTDEEMVLVLRNFKKFMKKKYYKKGGDDKKKPSQRRCFKEIKKIMEKLEKKKKCLDRQEDLFILEKERNLTLEKPLDEEKVKVENLAIDLSLANDSKERMSKETTLINESLASLKATHSKLQGSFSCLTTKYKGLEACITNLAKLEKLIKAKDAQLERLNKLVRNGYEGDTKPEPKVAYKEGRRSHKKDGLGHYKGGKVNDRKVVKGKECVMFTKGSNLEDLMNIEYPIKAKVTKHEPSPSYTTDYMVTMDHNGKIVIKYVGAYTKRAILRSVWVPKVFFLQDKSETQGIVKKFIRSAQNEYELKIKNVRSDNGSEFRNTNVEEFLDEEGIKHEFSAPYTPQQNGIVERKNRILIETARTMPDEYKTPDIFWTEAINTACHAINRLYLHKYLGKTPYEIIIGNKTKNLIKFGGQNLLILDILGPLGLCLKFQPWVRSSNPIGSSATKSKVPTGALTVPFDSV, from the exons ATGTCTGGGCATGGTGCTAACGCCGCCGCAACCGTCACTGCTCAAGTCGATGCCGGTACCGAATTAGATGGTGCCGGAAATCCCTTCGGGCAAACAAGCCGTTCACCCTCCATTCATGATGCAGACTCAAGTTCAAATGATGAAAGCAAGGGTGAGACATTGGAAGCAataagaaggagaaaagagaagatGAAGGCCAAAATTGAGAAGAAGGCTGAGAAGTTGATGATGAAGCGAATCAAGGAAGAAAGCGAGAAGCATCCTTTCTTCGGGTTAAATCAAGTTCCTCATAACTATGCTTCATCTCAATATCCTATTTCTCAATCTCAGTCGGTCCACTTGGGAAAACCTCCTTTCTTTGATGGGACTGATTATGCTAAGTGGTCTTATGACTTGAAAATGCATCTCTACGGACTTCACCCCTCTATTTGGGAAGTTGTGATTGTAGGTGTGACTCCTCCTACGAACGGTGTACCCGTGGCTGAACAAGCTCAAGACTACTTGCGCGTTGCCGTGAGGGTCATCACAAGTTCCCTTTGTGCCCAAGAATTCAACAAAGTCCGTAATGTTGAAATAGCCAAGAAAATTTGGGACACACTAAGAGAAGCTCATGAGGGAACCAATGAAGTTAGAGAAGGCAATATGGATTTGTTGCAAGGAGAGCTAGAGCACTTTGTCATGCATGATGAAGAAACCGTGAGGCAAATGTATGATAGACTAATGGTCCCTATATCAGACATTAGATATCTTGGAAGCACGGAATGGGAAGATCAGAAG TTGGTTGAGAGGGATGTGGCAAAGTCACTTAGTCACAAAGTGAACAAGAATGTAGCACTCAATGCTAGCTCAAGTGATAAGGTTGAATCAAGCCTCAAGGCTCTAAAGTCAAAaaaggaagattcaagtgatgaaggATCCACCGATGAAGAGATGGTCTTGGTATTGAGAAACTTTAAGAAGTTCATGAAGAAGAAGTACTACAAGAAAGGTGGTGATGACAAGAAGAAGCCATCACAAAGAAGAT gttttaaagaaattaaaaagATTATGGAGAAATTGGAGAAAAAGAAGAAGTGTCTCGATAGGCAAGAGGACTTGTTCATCCTTGAGAAGGAGAGAAACCTTACCTTAGAGAAGCCTCTTGACGAAGAAAAGGTGAAAGTTGAAAATTTAGCTATCGATTTATCTCTAGCTAATGATTCAAAAGAGAGGATGTCAAAGGAGACCACTTTGATAAATGAATCTCTAGCTTCCCTAAAGGCCACTCATAGTAAACTTCAAGGAAGCTTCTCATGCTTAACGACCAAGTACAAAGGTCTTGAA GCTTGTATTACTAACTTGGCAAAGCTAGAAAAGTTGATCAAAGCAAAGGATGCTCAACTTGAGAGGTTAAACAAGTTGGTAAGAAACGGATATGAAGGTGACACCAAGCCTGAGCCTAAGGTTGCGTACAAGGAAGGGAGACGGTCCCATAAAAAGGATGGGCTTGGTCACTACAAGGGAGGCAAGGTAAATGACCGGAAGGTGGTCAAAGGTAAGGAATGTGTCATGTTTACCAAGGGATCAAATCTTGAGGATTTGATGAACATTGAATATCCCATCAAGGCAAAGGTCACTAAGCATGAGCCATCACCAAGCTACACTACGGATTATATGGTGACAATGGACCACAATGGTAAAATAGTGATCAAGTATGTTGGAGCTTACACTAAGAGGGCAATTCTTAGGAGTGTGTGGGTTCCAAAA gtattctttttgcaagatAAAAGTGAAACTCAAGGAATTGTCAAGAAATTCATTAGAAGTGCTCAAAATGAATATGAGTTGAAGATCAAGAATGTAAGAAGTGATAATGGCTCAGAATTCCGGAACACCAATGTTGAAGAATTccttgatgaagaaggaatcaaacATGAATTCTCCGCACCATAcacacctcaacaaaatggtattGTTGAGAGGAAAAATAGGATATTGATTGAAACTGCAAGAACAATGCCTGATGAGTATAAGACTCCGGATATCTTTTGGACCGAAGCTATCAATACGGCgtgtcatgccatcaaccgcctctacCTCCACAAATACTTGGGCAAGACACCCTACGAGATAATCATCGGTAACAAAACCAAG AATCTTATCAAATTTGGTGGGCAAAATCTCTTGATTCTTGATATTTTGGGTCCGCTCGGGCTCTGTCTGAAGTTCCAACC